The following are encoded in a window of Leptolyngbya sp. CCY15150 genomic DNA:
- a CDS encoding transposase — protein MYRRSSPGQLSFQDFYLPFGGHLSGDNRWVKLAGFIPWDDLKDHYAKQLDAKQGTPAKSFRVALGSLTIQQRLGTSDRETVEQIRENPYLQYFLGFSDYRDSPPFDASSLVHFRKRLNLDILNAINDTIAQQAMAEMPASESTSTSTSAPERDNDDDDEPPCQVTIILGSSQLLVMLNAVPLGLFYTAMMNRL, from the coding sequence GTTCTAGCCCCGGACAACTATCCTTCCAAGATTTTTATCTGCCCTTCGGTGGACACCTTTCCGGCGATAATCGTTGGGTCAAACTCGCCGGGTTCATCCCCTGGGACGACCTTAAAGACCACTACGCCAAGCAACTTGATGCCAAGCAAGGCACCCCCGCCAAATCCTTTCGCGTTGCCCTCGGTTCGCTGACCATCCAACAACGCCTCGGCACTAGCGACCGTGAAACCGTCGAACAGATCCGAGAGAACCCCTACTTGCAATACTTCCTAGGCTTCTCAGACTATCGAGATAGCCCACCCTTCGATGCCTCCAGCCTCGTCCATTTCCGCAAACGATTGAACCTCGATATCCTCAACGCCATCAACGATACGATTGCGCAACAGGCAATGGCTGAAATGCCCGCCTCTGAATCAACATCAACATCGACATCAGCCCCTGAGCGCGATAACGATGACGATGACGAACCACCCTGTCAGGTGACAATTATCTTGGGCTCTTCCCAGCTTTTGGTGATGCTTAATGCCGTTCCTCTGGGTTTGTTCTACACCGCCATGATGAATCGCTTG